From the Xenopus laevis strain J_2021 chromosome 7L, Xenopus_laevis_v10.1, whole genome shotgun sequence genome, the window ACAGTGTCTTCAGCAGTGTCCCCTTTTGATATTGCCTATAGTGAGAAAATTCCTGTGAAGCTTGGGGCACCTCATGTGGTTGGAGTCAAATCCCTTATGCCTCCCAAAATCCCTGTTCGCTCTCGATCTCTAGAAAAATCGAAAGCCTCAGTTGTACGAGGAAGGTCACAATCCATAGACCGATCTCACTCCTTTTCCCCTGTTTCCAAAAAAGCAAGATGGCCGAGATCACGCTCGCAATCGCCAAAACCTGTTTGGAGGCCAAACTCTGCCAATGCCTGTGGCCAACCAGCTCCACGATCAAAGTGCAGTGGGAAAACTTCTTCCTCCAACAGACAATCACGGTCACGGTTCTACAGGCCTGGCTCTGTGGTTACAAGATCCGTTACACCGTTCAGAAAAACAAAGAGTAATCTCAGTTATTCCTGGAGCCCTTATAGTATACCGTCAACTTCAATATCTGCACCCAGTGCTGAGGAAATTAGTGAAAAGTAAGTAAGATAAGGTTTTGATAATTCACTGGCCTATTTTCCCTGTTCACTCCAGATTTCACTTTGTTGACTGAAGGTATTTGCAGTAAGTCTTTCTAACAGAGAAGCCAACAGGCAAGTATGcaaagcaaaactgttataagTCCCATTCACCTTGAGCTATATTCATGGCTGCTAAAAAAATAGCCTTCAAATGTTTACCTTATACAAGCCTGTAAATCATTCTGGGGTGGCCCTAAATTATAGTATTTTACATACAATTCAGCATAcatgtaaaaattttaattttttggcttTACTGTTCTTTGGAGGAAAGTGTTTGGCactactgtttcttttaaatactaTTTCAAAAAACTTTTGGATCATGAGGACTTGAAGGgggtaaaatgtattgataaatattgatattgtattgataaataaggggaaaaaaacagtgccgatttggttggagtagttttcaaaaaataatgagataaatttgactttgataaatgggcctcaaagtctaacaaaaaaatgtaactttttaatagttttgtacTCAGCGACGTTACTAAGCAGACCCAGTCGTAGGGTGAAATTGGGGCCTGGATTGCGTGGTCTACATTACTTCCTCTGTAACTGTAAAGATATCCCCCAAGCTGCTTTTCTACCTGCAGGAGGGGCATGCAGGTGGACAGGAGCCAGGTAGAAATCGCTGGGCCCCTCTGATCGGGGGGGGGGGCGAGGGTGGGTGGCATACTACATCAACACCAAAGAAATGGACGGCACTCAGATCAAAAAGGAATACAGATTTATTGCACACTCCTGCAGggaccctacgcgtttcgggaatccaGCCCTTAATCattgatgcctatgattaagggattgattcccgaaacgcatagggcgtaggatccctgcaggagtatgcaataaacctgtattcctttttgatctgagtgccatccatttctttggtgttgatgtggatcttagcagtggggacgctgcggacagagcacccgatAGGAGATATATGGAATAGCAACAGGGAAGGTGAACTTTGAGCGATCCTTTTGTTTTTGGGTGGCATACTAGTTGCATCACTGTAATAAAAAAGTTGATTTACAAAATATCAGACTGGGAAATCTAGAGGGAGTCCCAgcaatttaacatattttacttaCTTTTGACATTCAACAAATTGTTTCATGAATTGACAAGTTTATCAAAGCTGATGAATGTGACACATGTCTGTGATATAGGATGTTCAAGCATGTGATGCACTTAAACACCTCAGAGAATTGCCATATAAATGTATCACTGTcttaaaatgaatgcaatacaAGTAAATGCAAGCCCATAGTTTGCCCCTTTGTGCTCCAGTATTTGGTCAGTGTCCTCTTTAACCTTTTGTGCCTCTGTACAGCAttccagccccacagtttgggattTAATGTTTCATGCATGCCATTGTGTGAACCTCAACCCCTGAATAGTAATAGAAGGGATTGATTTTATAGAATATCTCATTTTAAATTCTACATAAACATGGCTTGATTGGAAAATAATGTAATTGTTTGCATGTATTTTTCATAGCTGGTTATAAGTCTGTTGACAGTATTACAGTATAATGCACTGCTGGTGCAATGTATGcctggccttaaaggaaaactataccccccccccccaaaacaatgtaggtctctataaaaagatattgcataaaacagctcatatgtaaaaccctgcttcatgtaaataaaacattttcataataatatacttttttactggtatgtgccattgggtagtcataaatggaaaattgccattttaaaaaataagggatcataggattcatggtgcacacatcaagccatacatgttaggtcacatgagccaattaacagacagagttctgccttttgcttccacacttcttcctgttacagttagagtttaagtatttcttgtcaggtgatctctgaggcagcacacagaccatcacaaaatggtggttaaaagcaagagatgtaaaagggcaatatttacttaaatatatataccagtttggtaagattctttaatatgccactaaatttgatataaactgtctgttgcttaaatattcattttggaggtatagttttcctttaacaaaggtATTACTTTTATACATGTTAGTAACTGTGCTTTCCTCAGCATGAaactaaataattttttgtaaatctcttaaaggaccagtaacattaaaaaaaaatttttttcaaaattcattagtatagaaccaaaaataaacatcaaggcaaataaaacttttgaattgcaaagcctttattaagagagaacttaccaaaactccacttcctgtcctcttctgaaagggcgaccatccatgcagcggtgttcaacttctcctccctggctattctctcTGCAGcacttcccctattcccagcagtcagaCTTTGAATCCAGCCTTTCCTCAACCGGCGAGGAGgaggagagcaaaaaaaaaaaaacacacacacactttgttgCTCATCAGTttgcttatatttaatttaacaGACTTCTATTTACACATcctgttttaaagtatttaacattgtatttatatttaattcagCCCCGTGGCCAGTAACTACTACAGTGCAACTACTTTTGTTATATAATTGAATTCAGTATACTTTTTGCTCgtaatacacacatacatactgtacattattcttctaagtgtatgtgtgtgtgtctgacactgctgaattgcagcttgaTTCTATCCAGGGCACTGTcagtaaggagtttgcatgttccTCACTGCAAGGTTTTCCTCTGGATACTccaggtttcctcccacaccaAAAACATAGAGACAGGTAAACTGGCTCCTGATGAACTTGGTCCTTATGTGTGTGcgttgtataataataatattgtagtaataataataatgtgattgGAAATTCAATTGTAATCTCCACTGTAGCTCTACAAACGTCACTAACACATAATAACAGCAATTGTGGCAAGACCCACAATGTCTAGCTGATTTATCCATGctgtaaatataaatgtgcaaTTAGAAAGTGAAATCATACAGTTTTGTTTCATTATTGTCCATATTCTTGCGTTAGATTCTTACAGACACTAGCTGAGGGTGGTGTGGGAAGATCAGTATTGGAAGGCTCTCCATATCAACAAGAGCTAGCAAGGCTAAGACTAGAGCGGCTTCGGGTGGAAGAAGACCTTCTACTGGAGATAAAGAGGCAGCAAGAGTTGGAACGAACCAGAGGACCACGACCTAAGTGGTGAGCAAGTGGAGATCAAACCCCTTcctacatataatttttttactgaattttttaCTGAATCATTTTGTAATTTTCTAACTAGGAAACAaaacacacagggggttatttattaaagtccgaatgccaaaaactcgaaaaattctaggttttttttttttactataaaatccaattttttggtggaaaaaaaaaaacttgaatttgccgagatttattataccccgaggatggaaaaagtctgaatcctaaaatcCGGCATcgcagacctgctgaggttgtatataagtcaatgggagaagtcctgaagatatccacGATCTGTGCTGCGTTTCGTGCAATAGTCCTAGATTTTTcaaacaaaaatctgaaaaaaaaatcggatttttctggtggaaaatccgaaaattcagattttttttccaacgatttttaagtttttttttcgagtatttttctgaactgaaattttttggcaaaatgtattcataaataaggggaaataacctgtgtggatttggtcggagtatatttcagaaaataatgagataaattcagatgcAAAATTTCTTGTGTTTATTAACCTGTACTTTTTTGCAGGTATGAGATGAAAAGCTCCCAGTTCCACTATGAAGCACGTAAAAATAATGAATTGCTAAAAAGCAGTAAGGAGTATCAGTCCATCTATGACTATCGCCAGGAACTTACTGCAGCTTCCCGCAACTTCCAGGAACACCTGAAAATTACACACTTGGACCCTGTATAGGTTGTGGGGCACCTTCTGCACAGGGGATTCTTCTGTTGGtagccagtgtgtgtgtgtgtatgtgtgctttTGTCTGTGGAATGGCAGctgagggaaaaaatataaaaaaaaaaaaacctgtgtatgtaaaaatatttatcacTGTTCAgaatgaagatatatatatattgatcaagCATAATTGGTGTGAGGTCTCTGTCCTCTAAGCTACAGAAGAACTCGGTTAATGGATGATAAATGTGTTAGTAAATGCTGCAGAGGGTTTCTCAGGGGTATGACTATGGTGACATGAAAGTATTTGTAAATTCCATGCATTTGTTTATCATTTTAATACCCTACCAGTTGTCACATATTCCCATATGCATAACAATGAACGCAATTTAAGGAATAAATTGAAAAAAGGGAGAGAATTTTAATTGTTTAAGACTTTAATTCCCATTAATTGCATCTGCTGGTTGGAGCATCAGTGCTCTACCCAGAcaggtaaatacaggtatgggacctgttatccagaatgcttgagacctggggttttccggataagggatcttttcataatttggatcttcataccttttctactagaaaatcatgcaaacattaaataaacaaaataggctggttttgctttgtatcaagtacaaggtattgtttaattattacagagaaaaggaaaacatttttaaacatttggattatttggttaaaatgaagcctatgggagatggccatcccttaattcggagctttctggatagcggttttccaaataacggatcacatacctgtatagtcCAATATTTGTTTTCTTCACTGTTACTCCCATAGTTTGGCTGGCTTTACAGACACCAGAGGAGATCGCCAAAACACATTTTCGAATCTTTCAACAATaggcccaccttgaggtgggaaatATTGGGCCCTTGGgtcaacaatcggatcataattaCTACTATGGAAGCAGTCGAATCGAGAATCCCATCAAAGAGCAGATGCAGACCAACAGGAAAAACAAACCTGCCTGTTCGACAGTGGCCAGTTTTTTGGATCAGGTATCGGTCAGGTGGGCCAGGAGGAGGGGCACGTTCACAGGCCAATAAGCCACAGAATTGATCCGAAAGCCCCAatttggcagcttaaatctgcccgtgtatgctCACCTTTAGATTCAATTATACAACTATTAAACCAGGTTTTATTACACAGAGTAATTTTATCAATGGTGTACACACGTGTAAAAGGACACCACCATATAATGCTACTCTATTTGCTCTTTTATATGTGACTGTATCGGTAAACATCACTTTGATTTGTGAGTGTCCTCATTTATTAAACCGCTAGTAATAAAATGATGAGGCATATGCATGTTTCTCTCTCTTTGTCCAGTTTTTTGTTATAATTCAGTTTTATATTGATCTGCAAATATTTCAAAGCGCTGTAGCACAAACAAGGTATGGTGGGAGCCTCTCCCGAAAAAGCTGCAAAAGCTGTTCCTGGTGAAGTAATGTTACTCTGTTATGACAAATACATCAAGGACACAGACAGCTTCTATTGTAGATCAAATGCTTAAAGACTGATGCCAGTATAGGTTCAGTTGTAAAGTAtaacattcttaaaggggttgatcacctttataTTCTCTTTAGTTTTTTTGTTCAGAAGTTTGCCATTTCAGAACCTGTTTGTTAGAATGGTCCAATTTATCCAAGTAGCCAAATcaagcaaatgatttatgctttcaaagttggctacagggggtcaccatcttgtaaatttgttaaacatctttgcaagactaagactgagcaaatgctcagtgtggtctgggctgcatagagatcgtcataaacaaagctgcttgagttctgcaatGCTGGGAAGTAagtcgggggctccccctgctgttcataagtatgattgtttccctgctgagcagttagggaccatctgacaattcctatccacagcagtaaatgaagggggaatttcactgcatacagtcaggtttcttataaaaacagtacacattttttaattaaagtatattggagataggtttctttttcattaaagaaagtaaaaatgggattttatttgtttggctttacatgccctttaagttaacttttagcaagttatagaatttctaattctaagcaacttttcaattgaccatcaatttttcttttatagcttttgaattatttaccttcttctttgcagctttcaaataggggtcgctgaccccatctaaaaaacaaatgctctgtaaggctacacatttatagttattgctactttgtattacttatctttttattcaggctctcccctatttatattgcagtctcttaatCATATCAAGGCAAAGCCGCTAGGGTAATTTCAAATTGGagaactgatgaataaaaagctaaataactaaaaaaaacacacacaaataatacaaaaaaattaaaacccaataGCACATTGGTTTAGAATATCATTCTttgcttcatactaaaagttaattttaaaggtgaacaacccctttggcTGTCTGATGCATCACTCCTTTCTAACCATGTTTTAGTTTGCTTAGTGATAAAGAAAAAGTTCATTGCCAGTAATTGTAAAGTATGAATCAGCAGGAATGTTTCAATACAGCTGGAATGTCAAGGTAATACTTTGTGCTCAACAGTAACCGAATCCTTGTTTAGTTTTCAGATTGATTCTCTTTTTCCATAGTCTCACAGGATTTGCGAATGAAACAATGTAAATGAGATTTCTCTCACATTGGGGTTTATATCTCCGTCTACATCATTTAGTAATGCATGTTTTCAGCAATTCTTTTTAAAATCTGTATTTGGGAATATTCTTTTCCATCACTCCAGTAATTATCCTCCATAGAAACGCCTTGGTTTGGTTACTCTAGTAACACAGAGCTCCAAAGCATATAAATCAAAGCATCAATTATTATCAAAGGCAtagaaaaatataacatttgagACTTTGATGTTTGTGCCAAATACACTCTATGGAAGTGTGGTATAAAATATTGTGATTTCTAGCAATTgtaatttaaatcatttttttagcttatttaagaaaaaactcgattcggaAAACACATTCAGGATAATGTTTTTtggctgcagttttttcaaattgTGGCATAAGTAAGATTACTTTATTCATTAAATTGCCTCCCATGTTTGTAAAATACCTTAGTGAGTTTATACTGGAAGCTATACTCTCAGGCAATGGCTG encodes:
- the LOC108696555 gene encoding uncharacterized protein LOC108696555 isoform X1; protein product: MAQREDGAFVLHGRKAALSEKPYEFLSNTQKTTSSHNLSFQGAAHNRRLHASHDRPKEIINSPVLQYTKENPSIDDLEDNLRKLKVQVDSLASSLNLDYEKNTKPYSSKAVDRPQWPTHTNSTSSEIYSSSLVKTIPDSDWFLKPNHFMKSQENYSAVQSTGLPTFSTSSPYSMGREISGMDTVSSAVSPFDIAYSEKIPVKLGAPHVVGVKSLMPPKIPVRSRSLEKSKASVVRGRSQSIDRSHSFSPVSKKARWPRSRSQSPKPVWRPNSANACGQPAPRSKCSGKTSSSNRQSRSRFYRPGSVVTRSVTPFRKTKSNLSYSWSPYSIPSTSISAPSAEEISEKFLQTLAEGGVGRSVLEGSPYQQELARLRLERLRVEEDLLLEIKRQQELERTRGPRPKWYEMKSSQFHYEARKNNELLKSSKEYQSIYDYRQELTAASRNFQEHLKITHLDPV
- the LOC108696555 gene encoding uncharacterized protein LOC108696555 isoform X2 encodes the protein MAQREDGAFVLHGRKAALSEKPYEFLSNTQKTTSSHNLSFQGAAHNRRLHASHDRPKEIINSPVLQYTKENPSIDDLEDNLRKLKVQVDSLASSLNLDYEKNTKPYSSKAVDRPQWPTHTNSTSSEIYSSSLVKTIPDSDWFLKPNHFMKSQENYSAVQSTGLPTFSTSSPYSMGREISARWPRSRSQSPKPVWRPNSANACGQPAPRSKCSGKTSSSNRQSRSRFYRPGSVVTRSVTPFRKTKSNLSYSWSPYSIPSTSISAPSAEEISEKFLQTLAEGGVGRSVLEGSPYQQELARLRLERLRVEEDLLLEIKRQQELERTRGPRPKWYEMKSSQFHYEARKNNELLKSSKEYQSIYDYRQELTAASRNFQEHLKITHLDPV